The region AGAGACAGCCACCGCAGTTTGACAGTCAGTCACCTGTCAGGGTACCATAAACATTGGTGAATCTGACTACGCCGCTGCTGTGCTGCTGAATTCCTGTTTCGCCGGTACTGTTGAAATCACTTCCGAAACGATATCCAGATGCCCCGTTCGCGCTCCGCCGCCGCTGAGATCAGAAAAGGGGAAGTGAGAGGTGAATCGTGGATCAAACCAGACCTCAGGATCAAACCAGTCTGACCTCCCGTCTGCTGTCAGAGACATTCCCCGAAATCCAGAGTCCTGATTTCCTGGAAAAGCTTTCGGACGACAGTCATCAGTTGCTCCGCAAGATCCTCTCGATCACCCCTTTTATTATCTCAGCCGTCGATAGCCAGGGAATCATCACTCTCTCCGAAGGGGGCGGGCTTACCAAGCTCGGTTTTGAACCAGGCGAACAGGTCGGAAAATCGATCTTCGCTGAATTTGCTGACGACCCGGAACTGATCGATCTGTTCCAGCGGACTTTGCAAGGCGAAAAACACCGTCATGTCAGGACGGTCGGTGAGCAGACCTTAGACGTGGAATACACGCCACTCTACAACGACCAGCAGGAAATCGCCGGATTTCTCACGGTCGCCGTCGATATCTCCGAGAAAGTCGCATCACAGGAAGAACTGCGGCGTTCCGAGGAACGTTTCAGTACCATCTTCCAGGTCAATCCGATCGCGATGTGTATCACGGAAATCGATACCGGTATCTTTATCGAAGTCAACGAGAACTTTTTGACGGCCCTGCAGTGCACGCGGGAAGAGATTCTGGGAAAGAGCGCGTTCGATATCGGCTTCTGGCCCAGTAAAGAAACGCGTCGTCAGATGATCGAGCAGGTTAAAAGTGAAGGAACCGCCCGCGAGCTGTACTTCGATTTTATCATTCCCAACGGAACCCGGCTCTGCACCATGCTCTCAGCGGTCCAGATTTATTTCCGCGGCGAAACCTTTCTGCTCTCCTGTGTGAAAGATGTAACCCGCGAACGGGCGGCCCTGGATGAACTCGAAAAACTCAATGAAAACCTGGAAGCCCGCGTCGCTGCACGCACCGCAGAACTGCAGCAGGCTCACGCCAGTCTCAATGAAGAATACACCAAACGCAATCGCCTCTATCGGGCACTGCAACAGACCGAGGCCCGCTGGCGTTCGCTCGTAACCAACGCCCCGGACACTATTCTGACTCTCGACATCGATGGCACGATCCTCTATCTCAACCATCCCCTCGCAGACCGGGCCATGGAAGAAATCATCGGATCCTCCATCTATCAATTCCTGCCTGCCGGGGACATCCAGAAAGCCAGAACGATTCTCAAACAGGTGTTCCAGACCGGAAAACCACAGGAGATGGAAACCGAAGGCGTCTCATCCTCGGGGCAGAAATACATCTACTCCTGTCGTATCGGAGCAATGGTCAGTGGCGGGATAACGATCGCAGCCATGGTCATCGCCACCGACATTACACACCAGAAACTGGCCGAACAGGAACTGGTCCGTCGTCGTGCAGAACTGGCACACCTTTCTCGCCTGTCGACGATGGGCGAACTCGCCGCCGAACTGTCGCATGAACTCAACCAGCCGCTGGCCGCCATCAATAATTATACCAACGGCTGCATCCGCCGGATTCGCTCGGGCATTACTTCACTCGATGATCTGATCGAACCACTCGAGGAAATGTCACGTCAGGCCCAGCGCGCCAGCGAAACCATCAAACGCCTGCGGCGTCACGTGCAGAAAAGTGAAGTCGAGCAGAAGATACTCGATATCAACCTGGTCATCGAAAATTCGATCGCCCTGCTCCAGCATGAGATCCAGCGGAACTTTATCAGCCTGCAACTGGAATTGAGCCCCAAACCACTGAGAACCATCGGTGATGCGATCCAGCTGGAACAGGTCCTCGTGAATCTGCTGCTGAATGCCATCGAAGCCATGTCCGAACTGCCGCCCGAACAACGGAAACTGCTGATTGAATCGGATCTTCATATCAACGATAATCTTGTTATTTGTGTGACCGACAGCGGAATAGGTTTGAAAAAAGGCGAAGAAAATTCTATCTTCGAAACATTCTACACAACTAAACAAAAAGGCCTGGGCGTTGGTTTGTCCATCAGCCAGACCATTGTCGAAGCTCACGGGGGGAAACTTTACCCCCGTCGCAATAAACAGGGAACGAGCTTCTTCATCGAGCTTCCCTTAGTAAATGGAGATAACAGTGGTGGTGGCTGAAGCTATGACAATCCAACAGGAAGCAACGGTATTTGTCGTCGATGACGACCCGGCTATTCGCAAATCACTCCGCTGGCTGATTGAATCG is a window of Gimesia chilikensis DNA encoding:
- a CDS encoding PAS domain S-box protein, which translates into the protein MDQTRPQDQTSLTSRLLSETFPEIQSPDFLEKLSDDSHQLLRKILSITPFIISAVDSQGIITLSEGGGLTKLGFEPGEQVGKSIFAEFADDPELIDLFQRTLQGEKHRHVRTVGEQTLDVEYTPLYNDQQEIAGFLTVAVDISEKVASQEELRRSEERFSTIFQVNPIAMCITEIDTGIFIEVNENFLTALQCTREEILGKSAFDIGFWPSKETRRQMIEQVKSEGTARELYFDFIIPNGTRLCTMLSAVQIYFRGETFLLSCVKDVTRERAALDELEKLNENLEARVAARTAELQQAHASLNEEYTKRNRLYRALQQTEARWRSLVTNAPDTILTLDIDGTILYLNHPLADRAMEEIIGSSIYQFLPAGDIQKARTILKQVFQTGKPQEMETEGVSSSGQKYIYSCRIGAMVSGGITIAAMVIATDITHQKLAEQELVRRRAELAHLSRLSTMGELAAELSHELNQPLAAINNYTNGCIRRIRSGITSLDDLIEPLEEMSRQAQRASETIKRLRRHVQKSEVEQKILDINLVIENSIALLQHEIQRNFISLQLELSPKPLRTIGDAIQLEQVLVNLLLNAIEAMSELPPEQRKLLIESDLHINDNLVICVTDSGIGLKKGEENSIFETFYTTKQKGLGVGLSISQTIVEAHGGKLYPRRNKQGTSFFIELPLVNGDNSGGG